The following coding sequences lie in one Loxodonta africana isolate mLoxAfr1 chromosome X, mLoxAfr1.hap2, whole genome shotgun sequence genomic window:
- the LOC100655837 gene encoding putative P2Y purinoceptor 10: MGSNSNNSTRAKCTDLQMPFQYSLYATTYALIFIPGLLANSVALWVLCRFISKKNKAIIFMINLSVADLAHVLSLPLRIYYYINHHWPFQRALCLLCFYLKYLNMYASICFLTCISLQRCFFLLKPFKARDWKRRYDVGISAAIWVVVGTACLPLPILRNADLANNTESCFADLGLQHISMASSIGMVTVAEIGGFVLPVVIITCCTWKTRKSLKEFQVPSQNTEERKKAWRMVLMCAVVFIVCFTPYHLNFPFFMMVKQHVFSNCSFIKSTLYLHIIFLCLANLNCCLDPVVYYFMTSEFCDQFSEHGSLVLQSCVRCKDSNLEIHQRKEDLQTISLEFLDDSKTI, from the coding sequence ATGGgaagtaacagcaacaacagtacaAGAGCAAAGTGCACGGATCTTCAAATGCCATTTCAGTACTCGCTCTATGCAACTACCTATGCCCTCATATTCATCCCTGGTCTTCTGGCCAACAGTGTGGCCTTGTGGGTTTTATGCCGCTTCATCagcaagaaaaataaagccaTCATTTTCATGATCAATCTCTCTGTGGCTGACCTTGCTCATGTGCTGTCCTTACCCCTCCGGATTTACTATTACATCAACCATCACTGGCCTTTCCAGAGAGCCCTTTGCCTGCTGTGCTTCTACCTGAAGTATCTTAACATGTATGCCAGCATTTGCTTCCTGACCTGCATCAGCCTTCAGAGGTGTTTCTTTCTCCTCAAGCCATTCAAGGCCAGAGACTGGAAACGTAGGTACGACGTGGGCATCAGTGCTGCCATCTGGGTCGTTGTGGGGACTGCCTGTTTGCCACTTCCCATCCTGAGAAACGCAGACTTAGCCAACAACACTGAGTCCTGCTTTGCTGATTTAGGGCTTCAACACATTAGCATGGCTTCCTCCATTGGCATGGTAACTGTAGCTGAAATTGGAGGGTTTGTGTTACCTGTTGTAATTATCACCTGTTGCACATGGAAAACGAGAAAATCCTTAAAGGAATTCCAAGTTCCCTCACAGAATACCGAAGAGAGAAAAAAGGCTTGGCGAATGGTCCTGATGTGTGCAGTGGTGTTCATTGTGTGTTTCACTCCTTACCATCTCAATTTCCCCTTCTTTATGATGGTGAAGCAACATGTCTTTTCCAACTGCTCATTTATTAAGAGCACTCTATATTTGCACATCATCTTCCTGTGTCTTGCAAATCTGAATTGTTGTCTTGATCCAGTTGTGTATTATTTCATGACTTCAGAATTTTGTGATCAATTTTCAGAACATGGCAGCTTGGTTCTTCAGTCATGTGTGAGGTGTAAGGACAGTAATTTGGAAATTCATCAGAGGAAGGAGGATCTTCAAACTATCTCTCTTGAATTTTTGGATGATTCCAAGACAATTTAA